GGTGTCTACAATTCCCCACACCTGCTGCGTTATAACGAGCGGGTGCAGCTCAATGGCGTCGAAGCCACTGATGCACAGCTGTGTGAAGCCTTCGCGGCGGTCGAGGCCGGGCGGGGCGAGACTTCCCTGACTTACTTCGAAATGGGCACCCTGGCGGCGTTCTGGCTGTTTCAACAGGCCGGGCTCGATGCGGTGGTGCTTGAAGTCGGTCTGGGCGGGCGTCTGGACACGGTCAACGTGGTCGATGCCGACATTGCGCTGGTCACCAGCATCGGTGTCGATCATGCCGACTACCTGGGCAATACCCGCGAATCCGTGGCCTTCGAGAAGGCCGGGATTTTTCGTCAGGGCAAACCTGCACTGTGCGGCGATCTGAATCCTCCGCAACCCCTGCTGGACAAGGCGCGCGAGCTTGCTTGTCCGTTCTTCCTGCGTGGGCGTGATTTCGATCTCGGCATCACGGATCAATTCTGGCAGTGGCGCGGTATTGATGCTGAAGGTCAGGTCGTCGAGCTGCGTGATTTGCCGCTGCTCGACCTGCCGATGGAAAACGCTGCGCTGGCGTTGCAGGCTTATCTGCTGCTCGGGTTGCCGTGGGAGGCCGGGCAGATTGTTGCGGCCTTGCAGGCGACTCGTGTGGTCGGTCGGCTTGATCGCCGTTCGTTCGAGTGGAACGGCAAGCGCCTGAACCTGTTGCT
The sequence above is a segment of the Pseudomonas sp. HS6 genome. Coding sequences within it:
- the folC gene encoding bifunctional tetrahydrofolate synthase/dihydrofolate synthase, whose amino-acid sequence is MTERTLGEWLAYLEQLHPSAIDMGLERSQQVASRMGLGQPAPRVITVTGTNGKGSTCAFVASLLRAQGLSVGVYNSPHLLRYNERVQLNGVEATDAQLCEAFAAVEAGRGETSLTYFEMGTLAAFWLFQQAGLDAVVLEVGLGGRLDTVNVVDADIALVTSIGVDHADYLGNTRESVAFEKAGIFRQGKPALCGDLNPPQPLLDKARELACPFFLRGRDFDLGITDQFWQWRGIDAEGQVVELRDLPLLDLPMENAALALQAYLLLGLPWEAGQIVAALQATRVVGRLDRRSFEWNGKRLNLLLDVGHNPHAAEYLARRLAARPPVGKRLAVFGLLADKDLDGVVGELNASVQHWAVAPLDSPRARPVAELNQALQNLGASVTSYDSVAAALEGQCAVATSDDEILLFGSFYCVAEALEWLSRRSTEEAANGFAG